GGCCGGTCGACCTGATCGAGGCGGTGCCGCTGCTCAACGAGGGCGGACGCGCCGGCTACGGTCGCTTCCTGCAGGTCACGCTGCGCCCGCGCGCGTTCGCGTTGAACATGAACGGCGACTGGGCGTGGAACGCCGGCGACGACGCCGCCAGCGAAGCGATCGCCGCCTGCGAGGCGCAGGGCCTGCCCTGCCAGCTGTACGCGGTCGACGACGAGGTGGTCATGCCGGGCTTCGAACTGGGTGCGCCGCTGCGCGCGCTCGGCGGCCATCTGGTGCAGGGAGCCGCACCTTGATGCGGGACCCGAACGCGCTGGTGCTGACCGAAATCGTCGACGGCATCGGCATCGTCACGCTTAACCGGCCGGACCACCACAACCTGCTCGATGCGTCGCTCGCCGAATCGCTGATCGCGGCCATCGACGACATGGTTGCGCACGCCGATGTGCGCCTGCTCGTGCTGTCGGCGCTGGGTGACAGCTTCAGCATCGGTGCCGACCCGATGGAACTCGAACGCAGCGGTCTGATGGCAGTCGAGCCGGCGCTGGCGGCGCGGCTGATGCGCACGGTCAGCGAGTGCATACGCCCGGTGGTGGCCCGCGTGCAGGGCCCGGCGATCGGCATCGGGGCCGGTCTGATCGCCGCCTGCGACGTCGCCATCGCCAGTTTCGACGCGCACTTCGCATTCGACGAGGTGCGCACCGGCCAGGTGCCGGCGGTGATCGCGCCCTATGTGATGGCGGCCATCGGCCCGGCGCGGGCGCGCCGCTACTTCCTGACCGGCGAGCGCTTTTCCGCGTCCGAGGCCTACCGTATCGGCCTGCTGTCGGAGATCGTCGCCTCGGCCGAACACCTGGACGACGCCGTCGGCGAGGTGGTCGACGCGCTGCTTCTCGGCGGCCCGCGTGCGCAGCAGCAGATCAAGCTGCTGGTGCGTGCTCTCGGCCGGCCGCGCGCCGACGAGAAAACGCTCGATCACGCGGTCGAGATGGAAAACCGCATCGATACCGGCGCCGAGGCGCAGGAGGGACTGGACGCGCTGTTCGCTCGCCGCCGTCCCGGCTGGGTGCCGGCCGGGACGGCGTGATGGGTGCGCTGCCCGCCCGCGTACGCATCGTCGAGGTGGGGCCGCGCGACGGCCTGCAGAACGAACGCGTCGCACTGTCCATCGACGACAGGCTGGCGCTGATCGCGAAACTGGTCGACGCCGGCCTGGTCGATATCGAAGCCGGCGCCTTCGTGTCGCCCAAGCGCGTGCCGAACATGGCGGGCAGCGGCGAACTGATGAAACGTCTGCCGCGCAGCAGTGGCGTGAGCTACCCCTGCCTGGTGCCGAACGACACCGGACTGGACGCCGCGCTGGAAGCCGGCTGCCGCGACATCGCCGTTTTCGCCGCGGTGTCGGAAACGTTTTCGCAGCGCAATACCGCCTGCAGCATCGCCGAATCGATGGCGCGCCTGCGTGCGGTGGCGCGGCGCGCGCTGGACAGCAATGTGCGGGTGCGCGGCTACCTGTCCTGCGTGATCGGCTGTCCGTACGAAGGGCCGATCGCCGCCGGCATCGTTGCCGACATGGCGCTGCAGCTGATCGACATGGGTTGCCATGAAGTCAGTCTGGGCGACACCACCGGCATCGGCACACCGGAGCAGATCCGGCGGCTGATCGACGCGGTGTCGGCGCGGGTGCCGGTGCACCGGCTGGCCGGTCATTTCCACGATACCTGGGGCATGGGCGTGGCGAATGTGTACGCTGCACTGCAGTCCGGCGTCGCGGTGTTCGACGCCTCGGTCGGCGGCCTGGGCGGTTGCCCGTTCGCACCGGGTGCCAGCGGCAATGTGGCAACCGAGGACGTGGTGTATATGCTGGAAGGTGCCGGTGTCGTCACCGGCGTGGATCTCGGGAAGCTGGTCGGCGCGGCGCGCTGGGTCAGCGACCGGCTGGACAGACAGGTGGCGTCGCGCGTCGCGCGCGCCTACAGGACGGAATAGATGGTTGCATCACCTTGCACCGGCGTGTGCACACTCGACCGACAGCTCGGCATCTGTGTCGGCTGCCTGCGCTCGCGCGACGAAATCGCCTGCTGGGGCTCGACCACTGATGAAGTGCGGCTGCAGATACTCGAGCGCATCCGCGAACGGGAAGCGCAGGGCCACCGGCGCGTGGCGCCGGCAGCCGAGTGAGCAACAAACCGACCTTCAGTTTTCGCGTCGCCGCCGCGGCTCGCTGGTACTGCCGTCAGGCGCCGGCGCGTCGCGCGAACCCGGTGCGCCCTGGGCCGGCTGTGAGCGCGACTGGAGTGCGGCTCGCTCGGCTTCGCGCTCGGCACGGCGACGATTGGCCTGGCTGCGCTGGAGTCTGAGATATCGCATGGTGAACACCTCCGGTCGGATTGCCCTGCTACACGCCACATCCTGAATCGGATGCAGTCGGGCAGCACATGAGGCAGCATTCGGATGCTGCGTGCTTTCCGACCGCACTCATTCAGCGTAGTTTCCTCAGACCCAGTGTCAACCATGTTGTTTGCATGAACACGCTTTTTCGCAGGTAAGCCACGTGAATGAAACGAGACGCGGCGCGATGCGCCTGGTACTGATCAGCGGCATGTCCGGCTCGGGCAAGAGCGTTGCGCTCAACGTGCTGGAGGACGCCGGATTTTTTTGTGTCGACAATTTGCCGGCGCCGCTGCTGCCGCAACTGGTCGGCCATCTGCGTGACGCCGGCTACAGCCGCGTCGCGGTCGCGGTCGACGTGCGCTCGGGCAAGAGCATGAGCGCGTTGCCGCCGATGATGGGCGTGCTGCGCAACGGCACCGAACTGCAGACGCTGTTTCTGGATGCGCGCGACGACGCGCTGATCGCGCGCTTTTCCGAGACGCGGCGGCGCCACCCGCTGGGCGACGACCAGACCTCGCTGGCCGAAGCGATCCGCCGCGAACGCGATCTGCTCGAACCCATCGTCGCGCTCGGTCACCGCATCGATACCAGCGACCTGCCGTCGGCAGTGCTGCGCAAATGGGTGCGCGAGCTGGTGCAGATCGACGAGGGCTCCGGCCTGACGCTGATGTTCGAATCCTTCGGCTTCAAGCATGGCATCCCGCTCGACGCCGATCTGGTGTTCGACGTGCGCTGCCTGCCCAATCCCCACTACGACCCGATCCTGCGGCCGCAGACCGGCTGCGATCAGCCGGTGATCGACTATCTGGAGCGCAGTCCGGACGTGCTGCGCATGCGCGACGACATTGCCCGTTTCGTGCACGACTGGCTGCCCTGCTACATCAAGGACAGCCGCAGCTATCTGACGGTGGCCATCGGCTGTACCGGCGGCCAGCACCGTTCGGTCTACATGACGCAGTGGCTGGCCGAACACTTCCGCAAGGAAGCGCGCGTGCTGTTGCGTCACCGTTCGCTGGCTTCGAGCGGCAAATGACGCGCCTGCGGCCCGGTGACTGGCTGATGATCGCAGCCGGCCTGGCCGCAACCATCGCCACCACCGCGGCGCAGTGGGGCCGGGCTGCGCCGACGTTGGCTCAGGTGCGCCTAGACGGCCGCATCGTCGCCGAAATACCGCTGAACGGTACGCATCGCGTCGCTATCGCCGGCGCGCTGGCGGCGCAGGGCGAAACCGTGATCGAGGTCGAGCCGGGTCGCGCCCGCGTTGCCGCCGACCCGGGCCCGCGCCAGTACTGCGTGCATCAGGGCTGGCTGACGCGCGCCGGCGCGGTCGCGGTCTGCGCACCCAGCCACATTTCGCTGCAACTGGCCGGACCGGACAGCGCGCAGGACACGGTGGCGTTCTGATGAGCACCGCGGTCGAGGTTCAGCCGAGTGCGCGCGACCGTCGCCTGGCGCGCTATGCCGCCGCAGCGATCGCCGCATCGCTGATAGAGGCGGCAATTCCCAGCCCGCTGCCGGGTGTGAAGCCGGGGCTGGCCAACATCGTCATCCTCATCGTGCTCGCCCGCCACGGCTGGCGCGACGCCGCCTGGGTCAGCGTGCTGCGGGTAATCGCCGGTAGTCTGCTGGCCGGGCAGTTCCTCGCGCCCGGTTTTTTCCTCGCCGCCACTGGCGCGCTGGTCAGTCTGGCCGTGCTCGGCGCGCTGCAGGCGCTGCCCTGGCGCTGGCTGGGTCCGGTCGGTCGGTCGGTCGCTGCCGCCTTCGCCCACATCGGTGGCCAGCTGGTGCTGGCGCGGCTGTGGCTGGTGCCGCACGACGGCCTGTTCAATCTGACGCCGGTGTTCTTCGCCGCCGCGCTGGTGTTCGGCATCGTCAACGGCGTGGTCGCCGACCGGCTGTTGCGGGACAATGCGGCATGAGCCCGACGCCCCGCCCCCCCACGATACTCGTCGCGCTGACCGGCGCCTCCGGCATGCCCTACGGCCTGCGCCTGACCGAAATGTTGCTGGCCGCCGGCTGCCGCGTCTGGCTGGTGTACTCGCAGGTGGCACAGATCGTTGCCCGGCAGGAGATGGATGTCGTGCTGCCGGCCAATCCGCAGCAGGCGGCGCGCGAACTGTCGGCCCGCTTCAACGCCGCGCCGGGTCAGCTCGAAGTGTTCGGCCGCGAGGACTGGAACTGCCCGCCGGCCTCCGGTTCGAACCCGCCCGATGCCATGGTCGTGTGCCCGTGTTCGATGGGCACGCTGGCCGCGATCGCGCACGGTCTGGCGTCCAACCTGATCGAACGCGCCGCCGACGTGGTCATGAAGGAACGCCGCACCCTCATCCTGGTGCCGCGCGAAACGCCTTTCTCGACGCTGCACCTGGAAAACATGCTGAGCCTGTCTCGCAACGGTGTAGTCATCCTGCCGCCCTCGCCCGGCTTCTACCAGCAACCGCGCGAGATCGCCGACCTGGTCGACTTCGTAGTCGCTCGCATCCTCGACCAGCTGCGCGTTCCGCACACGCTGCTGCCGCGCTGGGGCGAGCCGCAAGCCGGCGACTGACGCTGTCACACGCCTGACATGCAGATGAAACAAGCTGAAGGGCTTTCCGGTCGTGCCGCCGCAGGCGACCGGGCACCTCGGGAGCACGCACATGAAGATGGACAGCCAGCCGCTGGACGGCGGCATCACCCTGATCCGGCTCGACGGTCGCCTCGACATCGAAGGCGCGGAGACGCTGGACCAGCCGCTCACCTACGCCACCAGCACGCACCCGGCCAAGATTGCGATCGATCTGTCGGAAGTGAGCTTTCTCGCCTCGATAGGCATCCGCACGCTGCTGTCGGCGGCGCGCGGCCAGGCCTCGCGTGGCGGCAAGCTGGTCATGTTCGGTGCGCAGCCGATGATACGGCGCGTGTTGCAGACGGCCGGCGTCGACCAGCTGCTGACGCTGTGCGACGACCT
The window above is part of the Methyloversatilis discipulorum genome. Proteins encoded here:
- a CDS encoding enoyl-CoA hydratase-related protein, coding for MRDPNALVLTEIVDGIGIVTLNRPDHHNLLDASLAESLIAAIDDMVAHADVRLLVLSALGDSFSIGADPMELERSGLMAVEPALAARLMRTVSECIRPVVARVQGPAIGIGAGLIAACDVAIASFDAHFAFDEVRTGQVPAVIAPYVMAAIGPARARRYFLTGERFSASEAYRIGLLSEIVASAEHLDDAVGEVVDALLLGGPRAQQQIKLLVRALGRPRADEKTLDHAVEMENRIDTGAEAQEGLDALFARRRPGWVPAGTA
- a CDS encoding hydroxymethylglutaryl-CoA lyase, translating into MGALPARVRIVEVGPRDGLQNERVALSIDDRLALIAKLVDAGLVDIEAGAFVSPKRVPNMAGSGELMKRLPRSSGVSYPCLVPNDTGLDAALEAGCRDIAVFAAVSETFSQRNTACSIAESMARLRAVARRALDSNVRVRGYLSCVIGCPYEGPIAAGIVADMALQLIDMGCHEVSLGDTTGIGTPEQIRRLIDAVSARVPVHRLAGHFHDTWGMGVANVYAALQSGVAVFDASVGGLGGCPFAPGASGNVATEDVVYMLEGAGVVTGVDLGKLVGAARWVSDRLDRQVASRVARAYRTE
- a CDS encoding DUF1289 domain-containing protein, whose amino-acid sequence is MVASPCTGVCTLDRQLGICVGCLRSRDEIACWGSTTDEVRLQILERIREREAQGHRRVAPAAE
- the rapZ gene encoding RNase adapter RapZ, which translates into the protein MRLVLISGMSGSGKSVALNVLEDAGFFCVDNLPAPLLPQLVGHLRDAGYSRVAVAVDVRSGKSMSALPPMMGVLRNGTELQTLFLDARDDALIARFSETRRRHPLGDDQTSLAEAIRRERDLLEPIVALGHRIDTSDLPSAVLRKWVRELVQIDEGSGLTLMFESFGFKHGIPLDADLVFDVRCLPNPHYDPILRPQTGCDQPVIDYLERSPDVLRMRDDIARFVHDWLPCYIKDSRSYLTVAIGCTGGQHRSVYMTQWLAEHFRKEARVLLRHRSLASSGK
- a CDS encoding NusG domain II-containing protein; the encoded protein is MTRLRPGDWLMIAAGLAATIATTAAQWGRAAPTLAQVRLDGRIVAEIPLNGTHRVAIAGALAAQGETVIEVEPGRARVAADPGPRQYCVHQGWLTRAGAVAVCAPSHISLQLAGPDSAQDTVAF
- a CDS encoding Gx transporter family protein is translated as MSTAVEVQPSARDRRLARYAAAAIAASLIEAAIPSPLPGVKPGLANIVILIVLARHGWRDAAWVSVLRVIAGSLLAGQFLAPGFFLAATGALVSLAVLGALQALPWRWLGPVGRSVAAAFAHIGGQLVLARLWLVPHDGLFNLTPVFFAAALVFGIVNGVVADRLLRDNAA
- a CDS encoding flavin prenyltransferase UbiX, whose translation is MSPTPRPPTILVALTGASGMPYGLRLTEMLLAAGCRVWLVYSQVAQIVARQEMDVVLPANPQQAARELSARFNAAPGQLEVFGREDWNCPPASGSNPPDAMVVCPCSMGTLAAIAHGLASNLIERAADVVMKERRTLILVPRETPFSTLHLENMLSLSRNGVVILPPSPGFYQQPREIADLVDFVVARILDQLRVPHTLLPRWGEPQAGD
- a CDS encoding STAS domain-containing protein produces the protein MKMDSQPLDGGITLIRLDGRLDIEGAETLDQPLTYATSTHPAKIAIDLSEVSFLASIGIRTLLSAARGQASRGGKLVMFGAQPMIRRVLQTAGVDQLLTLCDDLDAARRALAD